In Campylobacteraceae bacterium, one DNA window encodes the following:
- a CDS encoding efflux RND transporter permease subunit, translated as MDLIKFSIKNPVTIIVSVLIVILFGVLSLSKLPYQLTPNVSVPEIKITTVWPGATPYELERDVIEEQEDALKSLNNLIEFESSSKDNVAELTVKFKLGTDLRAALQDVSNKLNEVDSYPPDVKEPIIETATASPVVWMMLQTINDNPRHIDEYRKFFDDEIQPAVKRVDGVAGTFVGGGRDQQMQITFDTIKLASYGLSIKEVISALQGENVDVSAGILNLDRRSYRIRTVNKFSSIEDIEDVIIISNREQRIRISDIASVNIGYETAQGVAIFLGKDGIFLGVQPSSTANIVKLTNEVEAVVNKLNAGILKKENIKLQWLFDQRPYIVGAVDLVQENIAIGGILAVLILLLFLRSISPTAVVSAAIPISVMGTFIVLDIMGRSLNTISLAGISFAVGMLVDSAIVVLENIDRHRKEGATVAEAAYKGTSEVWGALIASALTTVAVFLPIIFLADEAGQLFKDIAIAVTASVTFSLFVSISVIPVLWKGLAGMSQKEPKETSALANFGHKLVNIIMSVVHLSLKNTFSKILTILSLSVFSASLIYILWPKLDYLPQGNKNLIFNILITPPGLSYQERYDMGTYLMKKVEPNINKDVDGVPGMDRVFYVSFGDFTLFGATSMHESRAKELIPYFKPIVNSIPSVFGISLQSGVFEQGIGEGNTVDIDISGEKIEDLANVGGMLYGATSQALQGSQIRPIPSIELIYSEIRIKPNNDALKSLGMTANDLGIAVDVIMDGKIIGSYSQDGKKKIDLVFKANDEFIQTPQDIMSTQISVGEGSLVPISSLASYKSTTGISEIRHLNGKRTITLQITPPSGMTIDEAIKIVGGMLEGMKAKNMIPNTVDIALSGTADKLSLTIALLTQNFILALVIIYLLMAALFGNFLYPIVIMFTVPLATAGGFLGLALTNKFLAPQPLDVLTMLGFIILVGIVVNNAILIVHQSLNYINNEGMEHKQAVIEATRTRIRPIYMSSLTSIFGMLPLVLIPGPGSEFYRGLGSVITGGLAFSTIFTIFVTPALLMFFIKIEHKFRSRKSETAHKINTQS; from the coding sequence ATGGATTTAATTAAATTTTCAATTAAAAATCCTGTAACTATCATTGTATCGGTATTAATTGTTATATTATTTGGGGTATTGTCTTTAAGTAAATTACCCTATCAATTAACACCAAACGTTTCAGTTCCAGAGATTAAGATTACAACAGTATGGCCAGGTGCTACTCCTTATGAGTTAGAACGAGATGTTATTGAAGAACAAGAAGATGCTTTAAAATCTTTAAATAATTTAATAGAATTTGAATCTAGCTCAAAAGATAATGTAGCTGAGTTAACAGTTAAATTTAAATTAGGAACTGATTTAAGAGCGGCATTGCAAGATGTATCTAATAAATTAAATGAAGTGGATTCTTATCCTCCTGATGTAAAAGAGCCTATTATTGAAACTGCAACAGCAAGTCCTGTTGTATGGATGATGCTTCAAACAATCAATGATAACCCTCGCCATATAGATGAGTACAGAAAATTTTTTGATGATGAAATCCAACCTGCTGTAAAAAGAGTAGATGGGGTTGCTGGTACTTTTGTAGGTGGTGGACGTGATCAACAAATGCAAATTACTTTTGATACTATAAAACTTGCATCTTATGGTTTAAGTATTAAAGAAGTAATAAGCGCACTTCAAGGTGAAAATGTAGATGTTTCTGCAGGTATATTAAATCTTGATAGACGTTCATACAGAATACGAACCGTAAATAAATTTTCAAGCATAGAAGATATTGAAGATGTAATTATTATAAGTAATAGAGAACAAAGAATTCGTATCTCTGATATTGCTAGTGTTAATATTGGTTACGAAACGGCACAAGGTGTTGCAATTTTCCTAGGAAAAGACGGAATATTTTTAGGTGTTCAACCAAGTTCAACAGCTAATATTGTAAAACTTACCAATGAAGTCGAAGCTGTAGTAAATAAACTGAATGCTGGAATATTAAAAAAAGAAAATATTAAACTGCAATGGTTATTTGATCAACGACCCTATATTGTTGGAGCAGTTGATTTAGTGCAAGAGAATATTGCCATAGGTGGTATTTTAGCCGTTCTTATACTTCTTTTATTTTTACGTTCAATTTCACCAACAGCTGTAGTATCAGCTGCGATTCCAATTTCTGTAATGGGTACGTTTATTGTACTTGATATTATGGGAAGATCTCTTAATACTATTTCTTTAGCTGGGATTTCATTTGCCGTAGGAATGTTAGTTGATTCAGCCATTGTTGTTTTGGAAAACATCGACAGACATAGAAAAGAGGGTGCTACTGTAGCAGAAGCTGCTTACAAAGGTACCTCTGAAGTTTGGGGTGCATTAATAGCATCTGCTTTAACAACAGTAGCTGTATTCTTGCCAATCATATTTCTTGCAGATGAAGCGGGACAATTGTTTAAAGACATTGCGATAGCAGTAACTGCTTCTGTAACTTTTTCTTTATTTGTATCGATTTCAGTTATTCCTGTTTTATGGAAGGGTTTAGCTGGTATGTCACAAAAAGAACCTAAAGAAACAAGTGCACTTGCTAACTTTGGACATAAATTAGTTAATATTATAATGTCTGTTGTGCACTTATCCCTTAAAAATACTTTTTCAAAAATACTTACAATACTTTCATTATCCGTATTTTCAGCATCTTTGATTTATATACTTTGGCCAAAATTAGACTATTTACCACAAGGTAATAAAAATTTAATTTTTAATATTTTAATTACTCCTCCTGGACTTTCTTATCAAGAAAGATACGATATGGGAACCTATTTAATGAAAAAAGTTGAGCCAAATATTAATAAAGATGTAGATGGTGTTCCTGGAATGGATCGTGTTTTTTATGTTTCTTTTGGTGATTTTACACTTTTTGGAGCGACATCTATGCATGAATCACGTGCAAAAGAACTGATTCCATATTTTAAACCTATTGTAAATTCTATTCCTTCTGTTTTTGGAATTTCTTTACAATCAGGAGTATTTGAACAAGGAATTGGAGAAGGAAATACCGTTGATATTGATATCTCTGGTGAAAAAATAGAAGATTTAGCCAATGTAGGTGGAATGTTATATGGTGCAACCTCACAAGCGTTACAAGGTTCTCAAATAAGACCCATTCCTTCTATTGAGCTGATTTATTCAGAAATTAGAATCAAACCAAATAATGATGCTTTAAAATCATTAGGAATGACTGCAAATGACTTAGGAATTGCCGTTGATGTAATAATGGATGGGAAAATAATTGGTTCTTACTCTCAAGATGGAAAGAAAAAAATTGATTTGGTTTTTAAAGCAAATGATGAATTTATACAAACACCACAAGATATTATGAGTACACAGATTTCTGTAGGAGAAGGCTCTTTAGTACCTATTTCCTCACTGGCATCGTATAAAAGTACAACCGGGATTTCAGAAATCAGACATTTAAATGGAAAAAGAACGATTACTTTACAAATTACTCCGCCTTCTGGTATGACTATTGATGAAGCAATTAAAATAGTAGGTGGAATGTTAGAAGGTATGAAAGCTAAAAATATGATTCCTAATACTGTTGATATTGCATTAAGTGGAACAGCGGATAAACTTTCACTTACTATTGCATTATTGACGCAGAATTTTATTTTGGCACTGGTGATTATCTATTTATTAATGGCTGCTTTATTTGGAAACTTTTTGTATCCAATTGTTATTATGTTTACAGTACCATTAGCAACAGCAGGTGGTTTTTTAGGACTTGCTCTAACGAATAAGTTCTTAGCGCCTCAACCCTTGGATGTGTTAACCATGCTTGGATTTATTATTCTTGTTGGAATTGTAGTAAACAATGCCATTTTAATAGTACATCAAAGTTTAAATTATATTAATAATGAAGGAATGGAGCATAAACAAGCAGTTATTGAAGCTACAAGAACAAGAATCAGACCTATTTATATGTCTTCACTAACCTCTATTTTTGGAATGTTACCTCTTGTTTTAATCCCAGGTCCTGGAAGTGAATTTTACAGAGGTTTAGGTTCTGTAATTACTGGTGGTTTGGCTTTTTCAACTATTTTTACAATTTTTGTAACGCCAGCTTTATTAATGTTTTTTATAAAAATAGAACACAAATTTAGATCGAGAAAATCAGAAACTGCACATAAAATTAATACACAATCATAA
- a CDS encoding TolC family protein has translation MNLKRISLALSISILSLSALSIEEAVNTALLNNQDILVKNLEYKQKQENTRANKAGFLPTFDLSYSYLHRNKLLVNQTKDDSSGAATLSYNLFNGFKSSNTLQSAIEDEKASSYLLKAKKQDIILSTKSAYISYLNLAKQLETYISAFELFEKQYNDSNSKFEQGLLAKNDLLKIHINMLDAKQNVVKTKADLKTSKDRLSNIMGGKDLRNEGIEELKDKDDSLNIYAETLLENRSEIKALLHNIKAYKNILEVNKATYYPKIDASYSFNKYGDSFSLGGRDGYPSSQNIANLSATWNLYNGGKDESTIKIARMKIRETMLSLEKLRLDIKLQYSEAVSTLDVAVESLVISKLALSQAFTNYTIVSNRFNEGVSSTTDLIDANYLLSQAKQRFYGAFYSKFLAYASLDRVTEK, from the coding sequence ATGAATTTAAAAAGAATTTCTTTAGCACTTAGTATAAGTATATTAAGCTTAAGTGCTTTAAGTATAGAAGAAGCAGTTAACACTGCTCTTCTTAATAACCAAGATATTTTAGTGAAAAACTTAGAATATAAACAAAAACAAGAAAATACAAGAGCTAATAAAGCTGGATTTTTGCCTACTTTTGATTTAAGTTATTCTTATTTACACAGAAATAAATTACTTGTTAACCAGACAAAAGATGATTCAAGTGGAGCGGCAACACTTTCTTATAATCTATTTAATGGCTTTAAAAGTAGCAATACTTTACAAAGCGCAATTGAAGATGAAAAAGCTTCATCCTATTTATTGAAAGCGAAAAAACAAGATATTATCTTGTCAACTAAGAGTGCCTATATATCTTATTTAAATCTTGCAAAACAGTTAGAAACCTATATCAGTGCTTTTGAACTGTTTGAAAAACAATACAATGACAGTAACAGTAAATTTGAGCAGGGATTATTAGCTAAAAATGATTTATTAAAAATTCATATTAATATGTTGGATGCAAAACAAAATGTAGTCAAAACAAAAGCAGATTTAAAAACTTCTAAAGACAGACTCTCCAATATTATGGGTGGAAAAGATTTAAGAAATGAAGGAATAGAAGAGTTAAAAGACAAAGATGATTCTTTAAATATTTATGCTGAAACTCTTTTGGAAAATAGAAGTGAAATTAAAGCATTGTTGCATAATATTAAAGCCTACAAAAATATTCTAGAAGTAAATAAAGCTACGTATTATCCTAAAATAGACGCCTCTTATTCTTTTAATAAATATGGAGACTCTTTTTCTTTAGGTGGACGTGATGGTTACCCAAGTTCACAAAATATTGCAAATTTAAGTGCTACTTGGAATTTATACAATGGTGGAAAAGATGAATCAACCATTAAGATTGCAAGAATGAAAATCCGTGAAACAATGTTAAGTTTGGAGAAACTGCGATTGGATATTAAACTTCAATATTCAGAAGCTGTATCAACTCTTGATGTTGCTGTAGAAAGTTTAGTTATTTCTAAACTTGCATTAAGTCAAGCATTTACAAATTATACTATTGTCTCGAATAGATTTAATGAAGGAGTATCAAGTACTACAGATTTAATTGATGCTAACTATTTATTATCTCAAGCTAAACAAAGATTTTATGGTGCTTTTTATTCAAAATTTTTAGCTTATGCTTCTTTGGATAGAGTAACAGAAAAATAA
- a CDS encoding fumarate hydratase, protein MGKITENDIRQSVADAIQYISYYHPEDFIKGMVEAYEKEKSVAAKNAIGQILINSKMCAMGHRPLCQDTGSINVFVKVGLNADLDITKELDDIINEGVALGYKDPINKLRYSIVSDPAGKRVNTKDNTPAVIHVSVNNGNTIDIIVAAKGGGSENKSKFAVLNPSDSIYDWVMENARNMGAGWCPPGIIGIGIGGNPEKSMLLAKESLMQEVNIHELKERGPQTALEELRLKLYEDINKIGIGAQGLGGLTTVLDVKILDYPCHAASLPVAMIPNCAATRHIHFELKGDGPAVFKKPDLDLWPDLELPMDTIKKVNIEDLTQENLSQFKSGDTLLLSGKILTARDAAHKKIVEYRAAGKALPNGLDLKGRFIYYVGPVDAVGTEAVGPAGPTTATRMDKFTKEMMEIGILGMIGKAERKQPTIDLIKEYKSIYLIATGGAAYLISQSIKASKVVAFEEMGMEAIYEFEVKDMPVTVAVDTEGVSIHTTGPAQWRTI, encoded by the coding sequence ATGGGAAAAATTACAGAAAACGATATCAGACAAAGTGTTGCAGATGCTATTCAATATATTTCATACTATCATCCAGAGGATTTTATTAAAGGTATGGTTGAAGCCTATGAAAAAGAAAAATCAGTAGCAGCTAAAAATGCTATTGGTCAAATACTAATTAATTCAAAAATGTGTGCAATGGGTCATCGACCTCTTTGCCAAGATACAGGTTCAATTAATGTATTTGTAAAAGTTGGTTTAAATGCAGATCTTGATATTACAAAAGAATTAGATGATATTATTAATGAAGGGGTGGCTTTAGGATATAAAGACCCAATTAATAAACTTAGATATTCAATTGTTAGTGATCCTGCTGGAAAAAGAGTTAATACTAAAGACAATACTCCTGCTGTTATTCATGTTTCTGTAAACAATGGTAATACCATTGATATTATTGTAGCTGCAAAAGGTGGAGGAAGTGAAAACAAATCTAAGTTTGCAGTTTTAAACCCAAGTGATTCTATTTATGATTGGGTTATGGAAAATGCTAGAAATATGGGTGCTGGTTGGTGTCCTCCTGGTATTATTGGTATTGGTATTGGTGGTAATCCAGAGAAGTCTATGTTACTTGCAAAAGAATCTTTAATGCAAGAAGTAAATATTCATGAATTAAAAGAACGAGGGCCACAAACTGCTCTTGAAGAATTACGACTAAAATTATATGAAGATATTAACAAGATTGGAATTGGAGCTCAAGGTTTAGGTGGACTTACTACCGTTTTAGATGTAAAAATCTTAGATTACCCCTGTCACGCCGCGTCTTTGCCAGTTGCGATGATTCCTAACTGTGCAGCTACGCGTCATATTCATTTTGAATTAAAAGGAGATGGTCCCGCAGTATTTAAAAAACCTGACTTAGATTTATGGCCAGACCTAGAGCTTCCAATGGATACTATTAAAAAAGTAAATATTGAAGATTTAACGCAAGAGAATTTATCTCAATTTAAATCAGGAGATACTCTTTTATTATCAGGAAAAATTTTGACAGCAAGAGATGCTGCTCATAAAAAGATTGTTGAATACAGAGCTGCTGGAAAAGCCCTTCCTAATGGTCTTGATTTAAAAGGACGATTTATTTATTATGTTGGACCTGTTGACGCAGTTGGAACTGAAGCAGTAGGCCCTGCAGGTCCAACAACAGCTACTAGAATGGATAAGTTTACAAAAGAAATGATGGAAATTGGAATTTTAGGAATGATTGGTAAAGCTGAGAGAAAACAGCCAACTATTGATTTAATTAAAGAATACAAATCTATTTATCTAATTGCTACAGGAGGAGCTGCATATTTGATTTCTCAAAGTATTAAAGCTTCAAAAGTAGTTGCTTTTGAAGAAATGGGAATGGAAGCAATTTATGAATTTGAAGTAAAAGATATGCCTGTTACTGTTGCAGTTGATACAGAAGGCGTGTCAATTCATACAACAGGTCCTGCACAATGGAGAACTATTTAG
- a CDS encoding DUF59 domain-containing protein, whose amino-acid sequence MSYDYEKIEEKVVQHLKHVFDPEIPVNIYDLGLIYKIAFDFKDNTLFCNIDMTLTSPACPVADSLLAEVHYASKSVDEIDEVEVNLVFDPAWDKSKISEEGLEIMMMNGASI is encoded by the coding sequence ATGTCTTACGATTATGAAAAAATAGAAGAAAAAGTGGTTCAACACCTAAAACATGTTTTTGATCCTGAAATTCCAGTTAATATTTACGATTTAGGATTAATTTATAAAATTGCTTTTGATTTTAAAGACAATACATTGTTTTGTAATATTGATATGACGCTAACATCTCCTGCTTGTCCAGTTGCAGATTCATTGTTGGCAGAAGTACATTACGCTAGTAAAAGTGTAGATGAGATTGATGAAGTTGAAGTGAACTTGGTTTTTGATCCAGCATGGGATAAAAGTAAGATTTCAGAAGAAGGACTTGAAATCATGATGATGAATGGGGCTTCAATATAA
- a CDS encoding SufE family protein — MSKKVEKRVFKIKEDLDFFDDELEKYQFIIDLGKKLSAFKDEDKITQHIVHGCTSQVWLTCTQKQGVLLFNGTSDAIIVKGLVYILLEIFSNLDAKEINDSEDDILYELGLSEIITPNRQSGVMGMIKKIKEYAKKV, encoded by the coding sequence GTGTCAAAAAAAGTAGAAAAGAGAGTATTTAAAATAAAAGAAGACTTGGATTTTTTTGATGATGAATTAGAAAAATATCAATTCATCATTGATTTAGGGAAAAAACTAAGCGCTTTTAAAGATGAAGATAAAATTACTCAACATATTGTTCATGGTTGTACCTCTCAAGTATGGCTAACCTGCACACAAAAGCAGGGAGTATTACTTTTTAATGGCACATCTGATGCTATTATTGTAAAAGGTTTGGTTTATATTCTTTTAGAAATATTTTCTAATTTAGATGCAAAAGAGATTAATGACAGTGAAGATGATATTCTTTATGAACTTGGATTAAGTGAAATAATTACACCAAATAGGCAAAGTGGCGTCATGGGAATGATTAAAAAAATAAAAGAATACGCAAAAAAGGTTTAA
- a CDS encoding cysteine desulfurase — MYKNDFPFFANNEFVYLDNAATTQKPSSVIKASSDYYSNYCANTHRSSFGPANIATQKFEDTRKALKEFINAKSISEIIFTKGVTESINFIAHSYAKKFDTIIISSLEHHSNIVPWHMQNRSLKKGLKVVACDDNLNFDYSHFEALLKKHKNAFVSITHISNAFGKIHDIKRITALAHKYNALIMIDAAQSLAHASIDIQDINCDFFVMSAHKTFGPTGVGAVYIKETLLKEVDPYQTGGATIQKVTYNESTFLDSPYVYEAGTQNIAGVIAFHEALKYLKNLDFEAVLKEEEHLYEYLHQELLNVQGILLYNNTQDAIASKSFNIENIVHDDIGILLDKMKIAVRVGHHCAQPIMDKLGIIGTIRVSLAFYNDKKDVDLFIKALKKAISMLKD; from the coding sequence ATGTATAAAAATGATTTTCCTTTTTTTGCAAACAATGAATTTGTCTATTTAGACAATGCAGCAACAACACAAAAACCCTCATCTGTAATCAAAGCAAGCAGTGATTATTATAGTAATTATTGTGCCAATACACACAGAAGTTCTTTTGGTCCTGCAAATATTGCCACTCAGAAATTCGAAGATACAAGAAAAGCTTTAAAAGAATTTATAAATGCCAAAAGTATCAGTGAAATCATTTTTACAAAAGGGGTAACTGAAAGTATTAATTTTATAGCACACTCATATGCAAAAAAATTTGATACTATTATTATTTCTTCTTTGGAGCATCATTCCAATATTGTTCCTTGGCATATGCAAAATAGGTCTTTAAAAAAAGGACTAAAAGTAGTTGCTTGTGATGATAATTTAAATTTTGATTATTCACATTTTGAAGCATTACTAAAAAAACATAAAAATGCTTTTGTAAGTATCACACATATTTCTAATGCTTTTGGAAAGATTCATGATATCAAGCGCATTACTGCATTAGCACATAAATACAATGCTTTAATTATGATTGATGCGGCTCAAAGTTTGGCACATGCAAGTATTGATATTCAAGACATTAATTGTGATTTTTTTGTTATGTCTGCACATAAAACATTTGGTCCTACAGGAGTAGGTGCTGTTTATATAAAAGAAACCCTCTTAAAAGAAGTAGATCCTTATCAAACAGGGGGTGCGACCATTCAAAAAGTAACGTACAATGAAAGTACTTTCTTGGATTCTCCCTATGTTTATGAAGCAGGAACTCAAAATATTGCAGGTGTAATTGCTTTTCATGAGGCCTTAAAATATTTAAAGAATTTAGATTTTGAAGCTGTTTTAAAAGAAGAAGAACATTTATATGAGTATTTACATCAAGAACTATTAAATGTTCAGGGTATTCTTTTATACAATAATACACAAGATGCCATTGCTTCAAAAAGTTTTAATATAGAAAACATTGTACATGATGACATTGGAATATTACTTGATAAAATGAAAATAGCGGTAAGAGTTGGCCATCATTGTGCCCAACCTATTATGGATAAACTTGGAATCATAGGAACAATAAGAGTATCACTCGCTTTTTATAATGATAAAAAAGATGTAGATTTATTTATAAAAGCTTTAAAAAAAGCAATTTCTATGTTAAAGGATTAA
- a CDS encoding SufD family Fe-S cluster assembly protein: MTKTIKQNNDFLYIKDSNLKIISIKDIKNKTLIIINNLNINQESNIEFVLEKDASINVLEVFANTKEIQAQANRKMTLEKNSKLNYCKLQIIEEDSTLNCTYSSDLNKDCELSMHIIEKGSKESINTINNDLKKKNIKLNINILTKLLHKSKVQNHIKTVHNAQNTYSCISNKHILDNESSSLFAPLSIVNRKALYAGAYQYSKAILLSDNCNVKANPHLEILIDELKAGHGSSIGSIDENALYYLQSRGIKKEAAKHMILQAFENDIYDNIPSLNIQNFIKNFSRKAYV, encoded by the coding sequence ATGACAAAAACAATTAAACAAAACAATGATTTTTTGTATATTAAAGATTCAAACTTAAAAATCATATCCATAAAAGACATTAAAAATAAGACCTTAATTATAATTAACAATCTTAATATTAATCAAGAATCAAATATAGAATTTGTCTTAGAAAAAGATGCAAGTATCAATGTACTAGAAGTTTTTGCAAATACGAAAGAAATACAAGCACAAGCTAATAGAAAAATGACTTTAGAAAAAAATTCAAAACTTAATTATTGTAAACTTCAAATAATTGAAGAAGACAGTACATTAAACTGTACTTATAGCAGTGATTTAAATAAAGACTGTGAACTAAGCATGCATATAATTGAAAAAGGTTCAAAAGAATCCATTAATACTATCAACAATGATTTAAAGAAAAAGAATATTAAACTTAATATCAATATTCTTACTAAACTTCTACATAAATCAAAAGTACAAAATCATATTAAAACGGTGCATAATGCACAAAATACCTATTCATGTATTAGTAATAAACATATTTTGGATAATGAGAGTTCCTCTTTATTCGCGCCTCTTAGTATTGTTAATAGAAAAGCACTGTATGCAGGTGCATATCAATACTCTAAAGCCATATTATTAAGTGATAATTGTAATGTAAAAGCCAATCCACATTTAGAGATTTTAATTGATGAATTAAAAGCGGGACATGGCTCTAGTATTGGTTCAATTGATGAAAATGCTTTGTATTATTTGCAGAGCCGAGGTATAAAAAAAGAGGCAGCAAAACATATGATTTTACAAGCTTTTGAAAATGATATTTATGATAACATTCCTTCTTTAAATATTCAAAATTTTATAAAAAACTTTTCAAGGAAGGCTTATGTATAA
- the sufC gene encoding Fe-S cluster assembly ATPase SufC, producing the protein MLEIKNLYVSIEKNEILKDFSLSIKPGEVHALMGTNGTGKSTLVKSIAGHFECNITQGEITYNNKNLLKLDPNERANEGIFLSFQNPVEIEGVNNSYFLKTALNAKRAYNNEEELDGLEFLKQLKTKLKKFGLDNSLLKRDLNAGFSGGEKKRNELIQIMILGPDLILLDEIDSGLDIDAIKTVAQVINSMLDGKRSLLMITHYDRLLQLIKPDFVHVIKDGKIAQSGDHTLAEELDEKGFEGLGLHNDKNN; encoded by the coding sequence ATGTTAGAAATTAAAAATTTATATGTATCGATTGAAAAAAATGAAATTTTAAAAGATTTTTCTTTAAGTATAAAACCAGGAGAAGTACATGCTTTAATGGGCACAAATGGAACCGGGAAATCAACCTTAGTTAAAAGTATAGCAGGCCACTTTGAGTGTAATATCACCCAAGGAGAAATAACATACAATAATAAAAACTTATTAAAACTTGATCCCAATGAAAGAGCCAATGAAGGTATCTTCTTATCTTTTCAAAATCCTGTAGAAATAGAAGGCGTTAATAATTCATACTTTTTAAAAACAGCTTTAAATGCAAAACGTGCCTATAATAATGAAGAAGAACTTGATGGTTTAGAATTTTTGAAACAACTAAAAACAAAACTAAAAAAGTTTGGGCTTGATAATTCTTTGTTAAAACGTGATTTAAATGCAGGTTTTTCAGGGGGTGAGAAAAAAAGAAATGAATTAATACAAATTATGATCTTAGGCCCAGACTTAATCTTGCTTGATGAAATAGATTCTGGCTTGGATATTGATGCGATTAAAACAGTAGCGCAAGTTATTAACTCTATGTTAGATGGAAAACGTTCGCTTTTAATGATTACTCACTATGACAGATTATTACAATTAATTAAACCCGATTTTGTACATGTAATAAAAGATGGAAAAATTGCACAATCTGGTGATCATACCTTGGCAGAAGAATTGGATGAAAAAGGTTTTGAAGGTTTAGGATTACATAATGACAAAAACAATTAA
- a CDS encoding amino acid ABC transporter permease, producing MIKEYFLNEKNIKKDKKLKKSVYLFNFLFLSIIVSLIFYYMFKNVNYNFDFTGVYEYKQKFIDGFIITIFISFFALLLSFIIGLFFAYASNSKLIILRFFSRFYIEIIRGTPLLVQILIFFYVFAASLGLENRYLIGIVMLAIFSGAYVCEIIRGAIQSIDYEQFEAAKSLGMSEYQMYRYIIFPQAFKRMLPALTGQFASIIKDSSLLSIISINEFTMNAQEVNAYTYSTLESYIPLAFGYLLLTYPISFYTSKLEKNIK from the coding sequence ATAATTAAAGAATATTTTTTAAACGAAAAGAATATTAAAAAAGATAAAAAACTTAAAAAAAGTGTTTATCTTTTTAACTTTCTTTTTTTATCTATTATTGTAAGTTTAATATTTTATTATATGTTCAAGAACGTAAATTATAATTTTGATTTTACAGGTGTTTATGAATATAAACAAAAGTTTATTGATGGTTTTATAATAACTATATTTATTTCGTTTTTTGCCCTTTTATTGTCTTTTATTATTGGTTTGTTTTTTGCTTATGCAAGTAACTCAAAACTTATAATTTTACGTTTTTTTTCTAGGTTTTACATAGAAATAATTAGAGGAACTCCACTTTTAGTTCAGATTCTAATCTTTTTTTATGTTTTTGCCGCTAGTTTAGGGCTAGAAAATAGATATCTTATTGGAATTGTTATGCTTGCCATTTTCTCGGGTGCTTATGTATGCGAAATAATACGAGGCGCCATACAAAGCATAGATTATGAGCAATTTGAAGCAGCTAAGTCCTTAGGAATGAGTGAATATCAAATGTACCGCTACATTATTTTTCCTCAAGCTTTTAAACGAATGTTACCAGCTCTTACAGGACAATTTGCATCTATTATTAAAGATTCGTCTTTATTGTCTATTATTTCTATTAATGAATTTACTATGAATGCTCAAGAGGTAAATGCTTATACCTATTCTACATTAGAGAGTTATATTCCTCTTGCTTTTGGTTACTTACTCTTAACTTACCCTATCTCATTTTATACGTCAAAATTAGAAAAAAACATAAAATGA